One genomic window of Salvia miltiorrhiza cultivar Shanhuang (shh) chromosome 4, IMPLAD_Smil_shh, whole genome shotgun sequence includes the following:
- the LOC131021813 gene encoding uncharacterized protein LOC131021813 isoform X1 produces MVNDSADLHFISALRSFNHRVVYANANYDHVVGWRTSSIRRQNELPKESLHVNDMKYPHIVHVEQGITEDVNNKVSSAVGTQVIDLEESISCLEELVYIFLDIGRFNMSARYYKFDVFQLSLCVHAYEFLSREEDQDGDVTFKKGGRSRWR; encoded by the exons ATGGTCAATGACTCTGCTGACCTTCATTTCAT ATCAGCATTACGATCTTTCAACCACCGTGTGGTATATGCCAACGCAAACTATGACC ATGTGGTGGGATGGAGAACTTCATCAATCCGCCGTCAAAACGAACTACCAAAG GAAAGTCTTCATGTGAATGATATGAAGTATCCTCACATCGTCCATGTAGAACAGGGAATAACTGAAGATGTAAACAATAAAGTATCCTCTGCTGTTGGAACACAGGTTATTGACTTGGAAG AGTCAATTTCATGCCTGGAGGAATTAGTATATATCTTTCTGGATATTGGAAGGTTTAATATGTCTGCAAGGTATTATAAG TTTGATGTATTCCAGCTGAGCCTTTGTGTGCACGCATATGAGTTTTTATCAAGGGAGGAAGATCAAGATGGAGATGTTACTTTCAAAAAGGGAGGAAGATCAAGATGGAGATGA
- the LOC131021813 gene encoding uncharacterized protein LOC131021813 isoform X2 produces the protein MVNDSADLHFISALRSFNHRVVYANANYDHVVGWRTSSIRRQNELPKESLHVNDMKYPHIVHVEQGITEDVNNKVSSAVGTQVIDLEESISCLEELVYIFLDIGRFNMSARYYKEILEYYYQH, from the exons ATGGTCAATGACTCTGCTGACCTTCATTTCAT ATCAGCATTACGATCTTTCAACCACCGTGTGGTATATGCCAACGCAAACTATGACC ATGTGGTGGGATGGAGAACTTCATCAATCCGCCGTCAAAACGAACTACCAAAG GAAAGTCTTCATGTGAATGATATGAAGTATCCTCACATCGTCCATGTAGAACAGGGAATAACTGAAGATGTAAACAATAAAGTATCCTCTGCTGTTGGAACACAGGTTATTGACTTGGAAG AGTCAATTTCATGCCTGGAGGAATTAGTATATATCTTTCTGGATATTGGAAGGTTTAATATGTCTGCAAGGTATTATAAG GAAATTCTTGAGTATTATTATCAGCATTAG